In the genome of Thermoproteus tenax Kra 1, the window GCTACTATAGGGCGTTAGAGCAACGCCTCTCGCTCACCGCCCGCCCTTGGCCGCAAGCTCAGCCAACAGGCGCTGTATCTCCAGAAGGGTCCTCTGGACCTCGTCGATCCTCTTGTTCACTTCGTCGATCCTTTTGCTTAAGTCGTCTGCGCGTCTGTTCATCTCGTCGATTCTCTTGCCCAAACTCTCGGCCACGGCATCGATCCTCTCATTGGTATCATCTATACGCTTGTTCATATCGTCGATCCTTTTGCTTAAGTCGTCTATACGCTTGTTAGTTTCGTCTATCCTCCTCGCCAGAGTCTCGGCCACTGCGTCTATCCTCTTGTTCATATCGTCGACCCTCTGCTCCAGCCGCGCCACCTCCTGCCTCAAGTCGCGGAGCTCGGCCGTAATAGTGCCCAGATATAACAGGAAGATGTCCTCCGTAGAGAGCTTCTTCCCCTCCTTAAGCTTCTCCACAACTCTGTCCACGGCCACTCTGAGGGCGTCCTCGACTATCTTGTCCACAGCCCAACGGCCGCTCGGGGTTATAAATGTGGCGGATCTGAGGACCGGCGAGTAGCCGCTGGAGGGACATCGGCTATGGCAGTTTTCCTCTTGACGATCTGAGTTGTTGGCGCAAGCGAGCCGCTTAAATATATATACCCGCCCCAGGCCCCCTCAAA includes:
- a CDS encoding coiled-coil domain-containing protein, with product MDKIVEDALRVAVDRVVEKLKEGKKLSTEDIFLLYLGTITAELRDLRQEVARLEQRVDDMNKRIDAVAETLARRIDETNKRIDDLSKRIDDMNKRIDDTNERIDAVAESLGKRIDEMNRRADDLSKRIDEVNKRIDEVQRTLLEIQRLLAELAAKGGR